The following nucleotide sequence is from Roseivirga sp. BDSF3-8.
GCTTGCTAATCAAATTGAAAAGATTAACAAGTGGAAACTTAACCAAGTTAGTAAACAGTGCCCCGTCATTGACAAAAACCTTAATAAGTATATCCGCCAGTACATAGGCTATACCAATACCTCTGGTGAAAAAATAATATTGATTAATATGTTATGGGCAAAAGATGTTGATTACGGAGGCTTAGACACTGAATATATTTTAGTCTTTGATGGTTGTAGCCACTATTGGAAAGTGAAGGTGAATTTAAGTTCTGGCAAAGTTTACGATCTTGAAATAAATGGGTCGGCTTAAAGGGCTCAATGAATTAACTAAGCAGAACTAAAAACACTAGAGCCCTGGAAGTACTCCGAGGCTTTTCTTTTTTATAGAGCTCTCAGTTTTGCTGCTTTGATCAAATTATCGAGCGTATAGAAAATGTTCTGTTTATCGGCTTCCGACAGCTTGTCAATATCTTCTAGGCGTTGAAACGTTTTTTTATCCAGCACTTTTAAATCTCCTTCACCTACCAGGTAATCCAACGATACTTCCAAAGCATCGGCCAGCTTCTTGGCCGTCTCAATGCTGGGCTTCATCTCATCCCTCTCATACCTGGCAAACACTGGTTACCGCTTTTGGCGCATTCATCTTCCAACTGCTGTTTAGCATGATATGGCTCAGAGCCTTCCGGTTCGGGCCGGTAGAGTATGTGTGGCGCGCCGTTACTTACCGGTGTTGGCCCCGGATGCTAAAAGAACCAGCTACACCCAAGCAGTTCGTTTGAATCATTATAATTCACAAGGCTTATTTTCCTATATCAAATAATCATATTATGGCCTCACATTTTGACCTTTCTGACGATCCCTTAGAGCAACAGATGATATCCGTAACGCTGGATCCATCATTGTTTACCCATGAAGCTCATCTGCGACTAGCCTGGGTATACATTCGGAAATATGGGGTGGAGCAGGCAATTGATAATATAGGTGAACAAATCAGGCAGTTTGCTGCAAAGAACGGAGCACCGGATAAGTATAACCAAACAGTAACCGAAGCTGCCGTAAGGATAGTATATCACTTTTACCTGAAGGCCTCTGAAGTTGATTTTCACACGCTTATCGAGCAATACCCCAGGCTAAAAACGGACTTTATCAGCTTATTGCGAGCTCATTATTCATTTGACCTTTTTCAGGATGCAAAGGCAAAACGAAGCTATTTGCAGCCAGACCTGTTGCCTTTTGACTAAGATTACGTAGATCCGCGGTAAAACACCCAGGGACCCTTGTTTGAAGACGGGTACTACAAATTTCATGTACAGGCCTTTGACGGTGAGCTAAGGGTAGCTACCTGGCTTACGGTCCCCGTCCGTAGGGTAGGGAATTGCTAATGAACTATGTTGGGCTATTTGTAACCTTAACCTGATGGCTATGAAGTAGGGGGAAGGTGTACACAAACCTCTTAATGTACAATTATGCAGTAGTGCCTTGTGTGCCTGTCCAGACCGAAGGATGGACGAAGGAGGAACCTTCTCTACATGGTTTAAAGACGGATTATAAACGGTTCAGTATCGGGTGGGTGATTGGGAAAAAAAGGCATGGGTTTTTCGAGGCCACGAGTAAGTGCTCTATTGTAAAAGTACAATTTTTAGGCGGGTATCCAAACTTAATCTTACGCAACCTCACTGTCCTTTGATTTTTTACCTGACGGCTATGCCCTGGTTGGGAGCAGCTTATTTTAAGTGCTTCCGGGTGTAGGATGTAGCGCCATAGGTAGGGAATGGCCCTATTTTAAATAGGAATAACCTGCGGGGTGCATTAAAATTGGGGGATTAAATCACATGGATGGATAAAGTAGCCACTGCCCCTGACGTAGATATTTCGGATATTATCCGGTATTTTCATGATTGCTACCGGTCGGATAAACGTGACACGGGTATTTATGATTTTCTGGACCGGAAAATAGAGGAAAAGGTCATCGTAGAAGGGGAGGAGGAGCTGGCTACAGACCGTATGCCCATCATTCCGCTGGACAGGGGCAAGGCTGAAAGTATACTGAAAAAGCTGAGCCTGTTTGAGAAGGAAAAGGAGTTTTTGTACGGATCATTTTTTGTATGCGGCGCTTACACTGATTTCCGGGGAGACGTAAAGAGGCTGTTTGCGCCCCTGTTTCTATGGCCGGCTACTATAGAAAAGCGTGAGGAAGATTATTACCTGGGTATAAAAGCAGACGAGCGCAGAATAAACCAGAGCCTCCTGAGCCTGCTGTTTGGCGAGCAGGAGATAGACTATCATAAGAACCCTTTATTTACTGAGTTTGCGGATAATTACCTGCCTTTTTCCGAGGCCGGAAAGCTGGCTGATATAGGAGCTTCGTATTTCGAACATACGGATGTATCCGAATTGTATTTATACCCCAGGCTTATGGCCTCATCCAAGGCAAAAGCCCTGGCGACGAAGCTTAAGAAGCAGGCTACGGAAGAGAAGGTGATGATACCTTTTAGCATGGCTGGTCTTGTGGATAAATCGGCGGGAACGCGGGGGATAATCAATGAACTGCAGGAACTGGCAGAAGGGCAGGAGTTTTCGGCCCCCTTACGGCATATTTTTGACCTTCAAGAATCTGTAAAGGAGACGGCCACCATGGTTAGGGCCTATGGTGACCGGGTTCCGGTTTTGCTAAGCCATGCTCAGCAACGGATTCTTTCCTCGGCTGCACGTAATACGCTCACTGTCGTGGTAGGCCCTCCGGGTACGGGCAAGACGTACACGATAGGCGCCATAGCACTGGACCACCTTACCCGCGGGGAGTCGGTACTGATCGCTTCCCGAACGGATGAAGCGGTGGATGTGATTGACAATAAGCTAAGGGAACAGATCGGCACCTCTTTGTTTACACTTCGTGCCGGAAAAAAGCGGGAGCATCGCACCATCATAAGCCGCTACTTAAAAGGCATATTGGCCTCGGGTGACCTGGCAG
It contains:
- a CDS encoding helix-turn-helix domain-containing protein; this translates as MFARYERDEMKPSIETAKKLADALEVSLDYLVGEGDLKVLDKKTFQRLEDIDKLSEADKQNIFYTLDNLIKAAKLRAL
- a CDS encoding DUF418 domain-containing protein; this translates as MIWLRAFRFGPVEYVWRAVTYRCWPRMLKEPATPKQFV